A DNA window from Pithys albifrons albifrons isolate INPA30051 chromosome 7, PitAlb_v1, whole genome shotgun sequence contains the following coding sequences:
- the SEC22C gene encoding vesicle-trafficking protein SEC22c: MSLIFACVVRVRDGLPLSASTDFHFNQDFLECRKRLKALSSVLAQYPSRGTAKGHNLSIHFLSSGDVACMAICSSSYSTIMAFCFLEELRWEFTASYDSTSINLASRPYAFIEFDTIIQKVKFHFNSARGSQAQANWEKVEEELQFQPPVQLELEDTELLNGLSNGGHSGVHVEVAPTYRMQPVTPLGILSLVLNIMCGALNLIRGVHLAEYSFQEDQEGIGNVVAFFVPFLACVFQCYLYLFYSSGRKVKTFVLLFCVCFCNIHLYGLRNLWQIAFHVGVAALSSYQILARQLLEKQPDCGV, translated from the exons ATGTCCCTGATCTTTGCCTGTGTGGTGAGGGTGAGGGATGGACTTCCCCTCTCAGCCTCCACAGATTTCCATTTCAACCAGGACTTTCTGGAATGCAGGAAGAGATTAAAGGCATtatcctcagtcctggcacagTATCCAAGTCGAGGCACAGCAAAAGGACATAATTTGAGCATACA cTTCCTTTCCTCTGGGGATGTTGCCTGCATGGCAATCTGTTCCAGCAGCTACTCCACCATCATGGCCTTCTGCTTCCTGGAAGAGCTTCGCTGGGAATTTACTGCTTCCTATGACTCCACAAGCATCAATTTGGCATCCAGACCATATGCTTTTATTGAATTTG ATACCATCATTCAGAAGGTGAAATTCCATTTTAACAGTGCCCGTGGCTCCCAAGCCCAGGCCAACTGGGAGAAGGTGGAGGAGGAGCTGCAATTCCAGCCCCCAGTCCAGCTGGAACTGGAGGACACGGAGCTGCTCAATGGGCTGAGCAATGGTGGGCACTCAGGAGTCCATGTGGAGGTTG cCCCCACTTACAGAATGCAGCCTGTGACCCCCCTGGGGATTCTGTCTCTTGTCCTCAACATCATGTGTGGAGCTTTGAACCTCATCAGAGGAGTTCACCTGGCAGAATATTCCTTTCAG GAGGACCAGGAAGGAATTGGAAACGTGGTAGCTTtttttgtaccttttctagCCTGTGTTTTTCAG TGTTACCTGTACCTCTTCTACAGCTCTGGGAGGAAGGTGAAGacctttgtgctgcttttctgtgtgtgtttctgcaACATCCACCTGTATGGATTGAGGAACCTCTGGCAAATCGCCTTCCACGTGGGAGTGGCAGCTCTTTCCTCCTACCAGATCCTGGCAAGGCAACTCCTGGAGAAACAGCCTGACTGTGGTGTATGA